Proteins encoded by one window of Syntrophorhabdaceae bacterium:
- a CDS encoding HDOD domain-containing protein → MMNLTVRDTLLQKATDLKIIPTLNGIINKVFHILGNKNSSFNDLCDVVQYDQAISSKIISIANSAYYSRGVEIFHLQRAMLTIGFEEIKGIVTCLLFMDNILKKLRLKEEDLFGLWEHSIKVACAAKILSERMLIEDPQKIYTVSLLHDIGKIVFYLGVENYGALVREAERNGQDASVLEKQRFGIDHQEAGYIISIKWKFPDYFGNVIRHHHEKGYAGAYASLVNIVNAADQFLLFPENVHTSEGLILQKEKNGITREMEKIMNFLQLV, encoded by the coding sequence ATGATGAATCTTACTGTTAGAGATACCCTGCTGCAAAAGGCCACAGATTTAAAGATCATCCCGACGCTGAACGGCATCATCAATAAAGTCTTTCATATCCTGGGCAACAAAAATTCGTCCTTCAATGATCTCTGCGATGTGGTGCAATACGATCAGGCCATCTCGTCAAAGATCATCAGCATTGCCAACTCGGCATACTACAGCAGGGGCGTTGAGATCTTCCACCTACAGCGTGCCATGCTTACCATAGGTTTTGAAGAGATCAAGGGTATCGTGACATGTCTTTTGTTCATGGACAATATCCTGAAAAAGCTCAGGCTGAAAGAAGAAGACCTTTTCGGCCTCTGGGAACATTCCATCAAGGTAGCCTGTGCCGCCAAGATCCTTTCAGAAAGGATGCTCATTGAAGATCCTCAGAAGATATATACGGTATCATTACTCCATGATATCGGAAAGATCGTTTTTTATCTCGGCGTGGAGAACTATGGGGCACTGGTCCGTGAGGCCGAGAGGAATGGGCAGGATGCAAGTGTTCTGGAGAAGCAGAGGTTCGGCATAGACCACCAGGAGGCGGGGTATATCATCTCTATCAAGTGGAAGTTCCCTGATTATTTCGGCAATGTCATCCGCCACCACCACGAAAAGGGCTATGCCGGCGCATACGCGTCTCTTGTAAACATAGTGAACGCTGCCGACCAGTTCCTCCTTTTTCCTGAAAACGTACACACAAGTGAGGGTCTTATCCTCCAGAAAGAAAAAAATGGTATAACCAGGGAGATGGAAAAGATCATGAACTTTTTACAGCTGGTATAG
- a CDS encoding ATP-binding protein, which produces MRHGDLKSESLKVQWNFYERAVNNYSIIMRIMNSIDNSESLVRNMPKIFVEESFFDMCKIILDGNGTIREGFYSIDGTEDSIDSKSVLIKNGNTTVPAIIDDAFGYGVVYIYPLKQDIRTIGFVLLGKKYYMDIQLRYLRELEIVCDIYNKALILNINGHDYQQDIEGKTTFEHIVDGFPDAFMLVDKDGFVCYVNEKAKNEFETQKGFLTGERIDKVIPGVTDEIFRENGVLYGKVTYKSGNVYKIFTIERFPVQIDRDDGTLRGIIFKDVAEQAIKKEEHLLREKMGSVGMLAGGIAHDFNNLLTGVLGYSSLMKKFLADNPALLRYAEAIEHSAQRASKLTQHLLNFSRRQKRTTGIVLLNDLLDDILYLLKESFKEIEIEKSFDPAIPPIKGDETELQNVFLNLFVNAKDAMEGKGSLRVRTERRDYGNSGEFALIEIEDTGTGIDEKLQQKIFEPYFTTKGNGSNLGMGLYLVDKVIKEHGGFIEVESSEGRGTKFCLHLPLPVGRIKEKTAQEKVQNSEIIEGKTILVVDDEEIIRELLKRTLAEAGVKVLEAGNGTDCLRIFQDHIDEVKVIILDMIMPGLKGDDVLKKIREIRSDVVVIIASGFMGDEQRVKLKEYRPDGFLDKPFTDRDIIRSIVKVLSK; this is translated from the coding sequence ATGAGACACGGTGATCTCAAATCTGAATCACTAAAAGTGCAGTGGAATTTTTATGAGAGGGCTGTAAATAACTATTCCATTATCATGCGGATCATGAACAGTATTGACAACAGTGAAAGCCTCGTCAGGAATATGCCGAAGATTTTTGTAGAGGAATCGTTTTTCGATATGTGCAAGATCATCTTAGACGGAAACGGCACAATCCGCGAGGGTTTCTATAGCATAGACGGTACAGAGGACAGCATCGACAGTAAAAGTGTTTTGATAAAAAACGGCAACACCACTGTGCCGGCAATTATAGACGATGCATTCGGATACGGGGTTGTCTATATATATCCTCTCAAGCAGGACATCAGAACCATAGGTTTCGTTCTCCTTGGCAAAAAATACTATATGGATATCCAATTGAGATACTTGAGGGAACTGGAAATAGTCTGTGACATTTATAATAAAGCCCTGATCCTGAATATCAATGGCCATGATTATCAACAGGATATCGAAGGGAAGACCACCTTTGAACATATCGTTGACGGATTCCCCGATGCCTTCATGCTTGTCGATAAGGATGGTTTCGTCTGCTATGTCAATGAAAAGGCAAAGAATGAATTCGAGACGCAAAAAGGCTTTCTTACCGGGGAGAGGATCGACAAGGTCATCCCCGGCGTGACCGACGAAATCTTCAGAGAAAATGGCGTGCTCTATGGGAAGGTGACCTATAAATCCGGTAATGTCTATAAGATCTTCACGATAGAGCGTTTCCCTGTTCAGATAGATAGAGATGACGGGACGTTGCGGGGCATCATTTTTAAGGATGTTGCGGAACAGGCGATCAAAAAAGAAGAGCACCTGTTGCGCGAGAAGATGGGCAGCGTGGGGATGCTCGCCGGTGGTATTGCCCATGATTTTAATAACCTTTTGACGGGAGTGCTGGGGTACTCTTCGTTGATGAAAAAATTCCTCGCCGATAATCCGGCTTTACTCCGATATGCGGAGGCTATCGAACATTCCGCGCAGAGGGCTTCCAAACTGACGCAGCATCTGCTCAATTTTTCAAGGAGACAGAAGAGGACAACCGGTATCGTTCTTCTCAACGATCTCCTCGACGATATCCTTTATCTGTTGAAGGAGAGCTTTAAAGAGATAGAGATTGAAAAATCGTTCGATCCTGCCATACCCCCTATCAAGGGTGACGAAACGGAGCTTCAGAATGTTTTTCTTAATCTCTTTGTCAATGCGAAAGATGCTATGGAAGGCAAGGGTTCTTTACGGGTGAGGACTGAAAGGAGAGACTACGGCAATAGCGGGGAATTTGCGCTTATTGAGATCGAAGATACCGGGACGGGGATCGATGAGAAATTGCAGCAGAAGATCTTTGAGCCCTATTTTACTACGAAGGGGAACGGCTCCAATCTGGGTATGGGTTTGTACCTCGTTGATAAGGTGATAAAAGAACATGGCGGCTTCATTGAGGTAGAAAGCAGCGAGGGGAGGGGCACGAAATTTTGTCTTCACCTGCCCTTGCCGGTAGGCAGGATAAAAGAAAAGACAGCGCAGGAAAAGGTACAAAACAGTGAGATCATCGAAGGCAAAACCATTCTTGTTGTCGATGATGAGGAGATAATAAGGGAACTTTTAAAAAGAACGCTTGCAGAGGCCGGGGTCAAGGTGTTGGAAGCAGGGAACGGCACGGATTGCCTGAGGATCTTTCAGGATCATATCGATGAGGTTAAGGTTATTATCCTTGATATGATCATGCCGGGACTGAAGGGCGATGATGTACTGAAGAAGATCAGGGAGATTCGCTCAGATGTTGTCGTGATCATCGCCAGTGGTTTCATGGGTGACGAACAACGGGTAAAACTTAAAGAGTACAGGCCCGACGGGTTCCTGGATAAGCCCTTTACGGACAGGGATATTATCAGGTCAATTGTAAAGGTATTGTCAAA